A genomic stretch from Helianthus annuus cultivar XRQ/B chromosome 1, HanXRQr2.0-SUNRISE, whole genome shotgun sequence includes:
- the LOC110884426 gene encoding O-acetylstemmadenine oxidase: MVLFSSAISDPLADSFLQCLSQETNTTTSDFVFTQNNTEYSSVLQSTLINLRFSTSATPKPFAIITPLTYSHVQSTILCSKQFKIQIRIRSGGHDYVGLSYTSYDQSSFVVLDLQELRSITIESAQNTAWVETGATIGELYYWVSQSSPNLGFPASICTTVGVGGQISGGGFGTLIRKYGIAADNVIDARIVDANGRVLDRESMGEDLFWAIRGGGGGSFGVVVAWKVNLVYVPEKVTVFSLSRTIEQGGSSLFNRWQYVGHNLSKDLFIRVIALPGLNEAGNRTMQIIFNSMFLGNVDKLIETVTDSFPELGLQESDCSEMSWIESILFFDNYPKGSSTDVLIDRTHKAKSYFNAKSDYVQEPIPEEKLEDIWKWCLEGDNPLLIMEPHGGKMDEIEETEIPYPHRKGNLYSIQYFEQWQDGSTESSEKRIRWMRKMYENMTPYVSKDPRAAYVNYRDLDLGQNDNAGNATYSNAMKWGKKYFGDNFERLAMVKGVVDPDNFFFYEQSIPPLIMSEENCGSCSYQSL, from the coding sequence ATGGTATTATTCTCTTCAGCAATTTCTGATCCACTTGCTGATAGTTTTCTGCAGTGCCTATCCCAGGAGACAAATACCACAACCTCAGATTTTGTGTTCACCCAAAACAATACAGAATACTCATCTGTGCTTCAGTCAACCCTCATAAACCTTAGATTTTCTACATCTGCAACGCCAAAACCATTCGCTATAATCACACCCTTAACATATTCCCATGTGCAATCTACAATACTTTGTTCGAAACAATTCAAGATTCAAATCCGTATTCGAAGTGGTGGACATGATTACGTGGGCCTTTCATACACATCATATGATCAATCCTCTTTTGTTGTTCTTGACCTTCAAGAATTGCGGTCAATAACAATCGAGTCGGCTCAGAACACTGCTTGGGTCGAAACTGGTGCAACTATTGGTGAACTTTATTACTGGGTGTCCCAGTCAAGTCCAAATCTTGGATTTCCAGCAAGTATCTGCACAACCGTCGGTGTTGGTGGTCAAATAAGTGGAGGCGGGTTTGGTACTTTGATAAGAAAGTACGGTATAGCGGCTGATAATGTTATCGATGCTAGGATTGTCGATGCTAATGGGAGAGTACTGGATAGGGAATCTATGGGAGAAGATTTGTTTTGGGCAATCCGAGGAGGCGGGGGTGGGAGTTTTGGTGTTGTAGTGGCTTGGAAAGTGAATCTTGTTTATGTCCCTGAAAAAGTTACGGTTTTTAGTCTTTCCAGGACTATAGAACAAGGTGGTTCGAGTCTTTTTAACAGGTGGCAGTACGTTGGGCACAACCTGAGTAAAGATTTATTCATAAGAGTTATAGCACTTCCTGGTTTAAATGAGGCAGGAAACAGAACAATGCAAATAATATTCAACTCGATGTTTCTTGGAAATGTCGACAAGCTCATTGAAACTGTAACAGATAGCTTCCCTGAGTTGGGTTTACAGGAAAGCGACTGCAGTGAAATGAGTTGGATCGAATCGATACTCTTTTTTGATAACTATCCAAAAGGGTCAAGCACTGATGTCCTTATAGATAGGACACACAAGGCCAAAAGCTACTTTAATGCTAAATCGGACTATGTGCAAGAACCGATACCAGAAGAAAAACTTGAAGACATATGGAAATGGTGTTTAGAGGGGGACAACCCGCTTCTTATAATGGAACCACACGGCGGGAAGATGGATGAGATTGAAGAAACAGAAATTCCTTACCCTCATCGGAAAGGGAATTTGTATAGCATACAATATTTTGAGCAATGGCAAGATGGCAGCACTGAGTCATCAGAAAAGCGTATAAGGTGGATGAGAAAGATGTATGAAAACATGACACCATATGTGTCAAAGGATCCAAGAGCAGCATATGTGAACTACAGGGATTTGGATTTAGGTCAAAACGATAATGCAGGTAACGCAACTTACTCAAATGCCATGAAGTGGGGAAAGAAGTATTTTGGTGACAATTTTGAGAGGTTAGCTATGGTGAAAGGTGTTGTTGATCCAGATAATTTCTTCTTCTATGAGCAGAGTATCCCACCTCTGATCATGAGTGAAGAGAACTGTGGCAGTTGTTCATACCAAAGCTTGTGA